A single region of the Polyodon spathula isolate WHYD16114869_AA chromosome 40, ASM1765450v1, whole genome shotgun sequence genome encodes:
- the LOC121304934 gene encoding putative leucine-rich repeat-containing protein DDB_G0290503: MKTVQEVMSKQKDELKKKMEQELEKMEKELGMEMEEKLGKELKEQNKKMEKKQKEEMKKELNKKKAEGMKNPRESLQENTEENVGSSIKEGAVTGSVEGACGIVIEELTKIIPDLLKKPINTILIKGPNLIAGAISGVVIGAAAGAAGNAVEYYVEKQCGATAGKAAGAVAEAATASLTVGGAKLLNRKLDYKLTDTLNKKNVSWMKDEKKLKEMEKELKGMEMKVKGMETKVKGMEKELREEEDKLKNEIDNILKKRVVKLKELKETKEKLGDTKKKLDETKKKLCQTKEKIMATPSMKDPNTRLQVLMDSRSNLEAMLQKLEQTGKYLDRLNKAEKNLETTVKKMEKGTKDKLNGTLQILVETINELKETEWCLKEAEDTLNATVHYLSVTDEELKDINNKLGDMERELKEMEVKMKDIEDLLKHAKKKLNTVKDTMKKLGNTKNNWHQTQDRMKVAKQALNLTVPNLQVSENNPKPSKKDLNARVRKMEDSRGNLDAKLQKLEKTDNYLDRLNEAEKNLETKVERLEKAKNKLSGTKQILVETNNELKETEGCLKEAENTLIATVHYLSVTDEGLKDINNKLGDMERELKNMKNKMKRKIEGLLKNAKKKQENVKAKNKEVDKAMKNLKMKTTKATVVEAWSNLGVTLLKLQENLVATVSRLEEKENNLKATAQILMETNNELKEIENNLNGKVRDLTEIENKLKDIQRETGHK; this comes from the exons GGAATCTCTGCAGGAAAAcacagaagaaaatgtaggatCATCAATAAAAGAGGGTGCAGTGACAGGTTCAGTAGAAGGTGCATGTGGAATCGTTATTGAAGAATTAACTAAAATTATACCAGACCTTCTTAAAAAGCCAATCAACACTATCTTAATCAAAGGCCCAAACTTAATAGCAGGTGCAATCTCAGGCGTGGTCATAGGTGCAGCGGCAGGAGCAGCTGGGAATGCAGTCGAGTACTACGTGGAAAAACAGTGTGGAGCCACAGCAGGAAAAGCAGCTGGAGCCGTGGCCGAAGCAGCTACTGCAAGCCTAACCGTGGGTGGAGCGAAGCTTCTCAACAGGAAACTGGATTACAAACTGACTGACACATTAAATAAGAAAAACGTCAG TTGGATGAAGGATGAGAAGAAACTGAAGGAGATGGAGAAGGAACTGAAGGGGATGGAGATGAAAGTGAAGGGGATGGAAACGAAAGTGAAGGGGATGGAGAAGGAACTGAGAGAGGAGGAGGACAAACTGAAGAATGAGATTGACAACATACTAAAGAAGAGAGTGGTCAAACTCAAGGAACTCAAGGAAACAAAGGAGAAACTTGGCGACACAAAGAAGAAACTGGATGAAACAAAGAAGAAACTGTGTCAGACAAAGGAGAAAATTATGGCAACACCCTCAATGAAGGATCCGAATACTAGATTGCAGGTACTGATGGATTCAAGGAGCAATCTGGAGGCCATGTTGCAGAAACTTGAGCAGACAGGGAAATATCTGGATAGACTGAATAAGGCAGAGAAAAATCTGGAAACCAcagtgaaaaaaatggaaaaaggaACAAAGGACAAACTGAATGGCACACTGCAGATACTGGTGGAGACAATTAATGAACTGAAGGAGACAGAGTGGTGCCTGAAGGAGGCAGAGGACACTCTGAATGCCACAGTGCATTATCTGAGTGTCACAGATGAAGAACTGAAGGACATAAATAATAAACTGGGTGACATGGAGAGGGAACTGAAGGAGATGGAGGTGAAAATGAAGGACATTGAGGACTTACTGAAACATGCAAAGAAGAAACTCAACACTGTGAAGGATACAATGAAGAAACTGGGTAACACAAAGAATAATTGGCACCAGACACAGGACAGAATGAAGGTTGCAAAGCAAGCTCTGAATCTCACAGTGCCGAATCTACAGGTGTCAGAGAACAATCCAAAACCCTCAAAGAAGGATCTGAATGCCAGAGTGCGGAAAATGGAGGACTCAAGGGGCAATCTGGATGCCAAATTGCAGAAACTTGAGAAAACAGATAACTATCTGGATAGACTGAATGAGGCAGAGAAAAATCTGGAAACCAAAGTGGAGAGACTGGAGAAGGCAAAGAACAAACTGAGTGGCACAAAGCAGATACTGGTGGAGACAAATAATGAACTGAAGGAGACAGAGGGGTGTCTGAAGGAGGCAGAGAACACTCTAATTGCCACAGTGCATTATCTGAGTGTCACAGATGAAGGACTGAAGGACATAAATAATAAACTGGGCGACATGGAGAGGGAACTGAAGAATATGAAGAATAAAATGAAGAGGAAGATTGAGGGCTTactgaaaaatgcaaaaaagaaacaggaaaatgTGAAGGCGAAAAATAAAGAAGTTGACAAAGCAATGAAAAATCTGAAGATGAAGACAACAAAGGCGACAGTGGTGGAGGCATGGAGCAACCTGGGTGTCACATTGCTGAAACTGCAGGAGAATCTGGTTGCCACGGTGTCTAGACTGGAGGAGAAAGAGAACAATCTGAAAGCCACAGCGCAGATACTGATGGAGACAAATAATGAACTGAAGGAGATAGAGAACAATCTGAATGGCAAAGTGCGGGACCTGACTGAGATAGAAAATAAACTGAAAGACATACAAAGAGAGACTGGacataaatag